TAACAGCCAGTCCTTTAACGGAAGAATGTAGGTTCATACATGGCAAAAATATTTGTCCTTTTCTTCCATGTTTCATGTGTACGAGTCTCATTTGTTTTTACAGTTCACATAACCTGTGGCAGTGTTATCTCATCTCAGTCATAGCCATACTGCTCAAATACTGCAGTTGTATTAAGCAATGCAATGAAATAGAGCAACAAAAAGCACAACAATAAAGTGGCACGACTTCATGAAGGTGTAGCATATAAGTTGACcggttttgacatttttgtgtgcAAACATGAGCTCATTGTCATTCATATAAATAGTACATGAACATTACTGCATGAAACAAGACAATTGAGTAAACTATTCTTACCACATTACTTAAGTACAGTTATCTTCCTTCAGAAAACATCCATGCTAATATATAAACCTGGAAGAGAATTCTGAACATGAAAAcggtttttatttctttcattattCTTGGGCCACTCTGTATCTTCCTGTTTCATTTGCTTAGCTActgaacttttttttcttcgtcGATTAGTAGTCGACAGAATTCAACGTTTCAAGCCCATAATTTCCACAAGGAACTATAGTATAATTACTGACTACTGAACATAATAACTTTATTATCAAAAGACCAGGTGATAAACTTATTGTCAGAGTACAAAACCTCTGTAACCCATGTCTTGAATGATGCATCAAATCGAACTATAACAAAAAGTGCTAAATTGGACGTTCTCCAAGAATAAATAACTTCAAGAAACTAAAATCTTCAATGTGTGAATCACCTCCTCTCAAACTCAGCTTCATGGCAATGTGGATCTAACCAGTCCTTAGGAGAGGATCCCTTTGCCATGCCGACACTTGTTTTCTCCCCACCTACAAGCTCCCTCAGGTTATCCACTTTATTCTCCCTACCTGTCCCACTAATTCTCTTATCAGCTTCTTTCAGCTTTTGCTTGAACCGCTGCTTCCGGTTTGATGGAATTACCTCTTGTTGTTTTGGTTGCGAAGGCGGCGCTCCGTGTGGACCAAGATAGATCTTCTCTTCCTTCTTAGTCTACAAAATACAAATACAGTAAGCATAGACAATGCCAACACAACAAGTTCCAATATCTAAAGCCTACATATTATCCAGTCGTCCTAAGAAGAAACAATTCTTTCAACCAACCTTTGCAGCAGAATTTGGCGATTCTACGCTTGCAGCATTGTTTTTACTTTGATCAGAGTCTTGAATTCCCAAACTCGGAATCACAAATCCATCGGTGTCTACAACCAACAAAAGTCCAAAGAACATGCAtttaagaacaaaagtaaaatgcTATCAAGATGCATCTGTAAGAAATCTCAACTATGAAAAACAAGTATTAATATGCATGTATCTCACAGGACAAAGCAAAATCGAATAAGCCAAACTAACTACTTTCTACTTTCTAGTCATTGTCGATAAGTCCCAACAAAGACATGTTAATTTTGATAGCAAACAAACAACATAGTAAACTGCAATCTTGAACATAATAAGCATAAATGTTGACCAGAACAACAATAACCAGGCATAATCCCACTAAGCGGGGTCAGCTACATGGATTAAATTACACCaaaatgttctatcataaaccatattttcttccaactcaATAATCATCTGATCTATTCTCCTTAAAACAGAACCTACAGGTCTtgtctctacatgcccaaaccacctaagcatatgttccaccatcttttctataccataggtgctaccccaactCTCTAATATTAACATTCCTAATCCTATCCCATAtagtgcttgtttggtttggcgTTTGTGCCATCCAAAACCGAGTTTGCTTTGCCAAA
Above is a genomic segment from Medicago truncatula cultivar Jemalong A17 chromosome 5, MtrunA17r5.0-ANR, whole genome shotgun sequence containing:
- the LOC11436131 gene encoding uncharacterized protein — translated: MEPSSLQSTSPIQQQDDDEWDTDGFVIPSLGIQDSDQSKNNAASVESPNSAAKTKKEEKIYLGPHGAPPSQPKQQEVIPSNRKQRFKQKLKEADKRISGTGRENKVDNLRELVGGEKTSVGMAKGSSPKDWLDPHCHEAEFERR